GGATCTCCCCTCCAGCGGGGCCTCCTCGGAGGAGCCAAGGGATGAAGGTGCTGAGAGCCTGGCTCCTGTGCCTGCTGATGCTGGGCCTGGCCCTGCGGGGAGCTGCAAGTCGTACCCATCGGCACTCCATGGAGATCCGCAGTGAGTGCCTGGACCCCTGTCAGCCTCCCTTACCCCACCCTGCCTCACCCCAGAACCTGGTGCAGCCTGGTCACTCGAGAACCTGGCAGGAATGGGATGCGCGGTAGGAAAGGGAAGTCAGTCTTGGTGCTTTTTTGAACTCCTGCTTCCCAAAGCCAGCCCACGCCCAGAAATGGCCTCGCCAGAACCTCTGGGTGCCTGTTCCTCGGGTGGGTCCCAGCATGGCCTGGCAACTGGGCTGAGAGGCCCTGCCTGTGCACTCTGCCCCGCTGCCTCTGGGAGCACACAGCACACCCTGAGGTGTGCCCATGATCTGCTCCAGCTCTTTCCTTTCCAGCCCCTGACATCAATCCTGCCTGGTACGCCAGTCGTGGGATCAGGCCTGTGGGCCGCTTCGGTCGGAGGAGGGCAGCCCTGGGGGACGTCCCCAAGCCTGGCCTGCGACCCCGGCTGACTTGCTTCCCCCTGGAAGGTGGTGCTATGTCCTCCCAGGATGGGTGACAGCCAGCTTGTCAAGAAAATCACTCTGGAGCCTCCCCaacccctccctctcctctccttcggGCTCCTTTCCCTTCAATCCTAATAAAAGCTCTGGTCTTTAGTTGCACATTCATGACTGTGTGGTGATGACTCTGAAGTTGTTCCCTCCTGGGACATTAGACTAGAAAGAACCTCAGAGCCCAGTAACTTCTTTGGAAGAAAAGGCTCTGTGACTTGGCAGAGGGAACTTGGCACTGAGTTGGGGAGCTGGGACTACCCTTGGTCACCAGCAGCCAACAGCCATCCCCACACCCAAGCTGCCCTGAGTGGCTGCCCAGGCTGTCCACTACAGAAGGCCAGGAGGTGCCACGCGTCACACTCTGCAGGACACTGTCCCCATAGGAGGGTAGCACAGCCCCCAGCCTGAGCCCTGGGCAGCCCCTCAACCTCAGTCCTTTTTATTTAGACTATTTTTCAGAGCagctttaggttcacagcaaaattgagtagaAGGTACAGAAAGTTCCAATCCACCCCCTTCCCCCACATCCACACAGCCTCCCCCATGATCAACACCCCCACTGAGGGTGACTTTGTCCCAGTCGAGGAACCCACGCTGAcacatccccatccccatccccaaccAGCGTATGTCAGAGCCCACTCTCCACGCTGTGCGTCCTGTGGGTTTGCACAAACGTACAACAACATGATGTGGCATCATGCAGAGTCGTTTAACTGTCCTAGAAGTCCTCTGGGCTCCACCTACTCATCCCTGCCCCCCACAACCCCTACAACTGCTAGTCCTCTTACCACAGTCTGTCTTGCCTCCCTCTTACTCAGGGAAGATGCATCATGGGTTGTTTCTGACCCATGGCAGGGACACTTGAACCTAGATTGCTCCCACGCCACGTGCGTCCCTTTCAAATCACACGGGGATGTCTCCACGTCCTGCCTCAGGTGTAGCTTAGGTTGGCATTGGGGGCACACTTGCACCACCTGGGAGATTGAGTTCATCCCTTGAAtcactcagcctcagtttccacatctgcatGCCACAGAACAGCAATGCTTACCTCATTCCTGAGCTCGGTGGGCGTGGCACCTGCACGCCAGCCGGCACAGAGTGGGTACTCTGTGAGTGCAAGCCCCTTCCCCAAGGCCCACCGCCCACCCCCCACCCAGCCATGTAACAGGCTTAACCAGCTCCCTCCAACCCAAAGCTTGGCCTGGACTCTGCTGGACCCTGCCTGCAGATGCTGATCTCAGGAGCCCATCCTGACCACAGCCCTCTTGGCCATCCATGCTCAGAGGGGCCAGTGGCAAGGCCCAGACCACCCACGCAGTGCTGAGTTGGGGTGACTGCACCTCCCCAGCTACAGGGGAGCCCCTCCAGCCCTGGGCACCTTGCCAGGGTAGAGTGAGCCTGCAGGAACAGGAAGGGGGGTAAGGCCTGCTCCTAGGGCAGCAGGGGCTGGGTCAGGCCTTAAAGAGGCCACAgccctcaaaaagttaaacatggagTTATCAAATGACCCAACAATTCGCCCCAGGTGTAGACCCTGGAGAACTGAGGGCAGGTGCTCAGCACATCACAGCAGCGTTTACAGCGGCACCCTTCCCAGTAGCCAAAGGGTGGACACGACCTGAATGCCCATTGCCTTAGTCAGTTCGGGCTGCTCCAATAAGATAGCATAGGCACAGAGGCTTAGCCAGTAAACACtcattcctcacagttctgggggcaggaagtccaagatcaaggtgctggctgatCCGACACCATCTTCCTGGTTGACAGACACCgtcttctcattgtatcctcacaaGGCAGAGAGCAGAAACAGGAAGCAAGCTCTCTTGCCTCTTCTTATGAGAGCACTAATTTCATCCacgagggctccaccttcatgacctaatctcCTCCCAAAGACCCGATCTCCTAATACCACCACAATGGGGgggaggatttcaacatataaatttgcggtggtggggacacaaacatttcaTAACAcccatcaacagaagaatagaaaaacacagcatggtctatccatgcaatggaatattactcagccatgaaaaggaatggagcaCTGATACATGCCactacatggatgaaccttggaagcatcatgctaagtgaaagaagccaggcacaagaaTTCAAATGttgtatgattctgtttatttaaaaacattgtatGACATTGCATATTCTATGGAAGTAGATGCATGGCTGTCCGGGGATAGGGAAGAGGGGTGGGGGGGATGACTGCTTAATGGATATGGGGGTTcccttttggaggtgatgaaacGTCTTAGAACTGGACCAAGGTGGTGGCTGAAGATCAGAGTGAATGTACTAAAAGCATATTTTCAGCATCCTTCTCCCAAGAATAAGGCCAGTCTCCTACATAGCCATAAAATTATCATACCTGAACAAACCATTGTAGTAATTTCACAATGTCATCTAATTTTTAGTCTGTACTCAGAAATCCCCACATGTAGCAAGACAGTCTCCTTTTTCCCCCACCGGACTCCAATCTAAAAAATCCCCACATGCAGCAAGATGGTCTCCTTTTTCCCCCACCGGGCTCTAATCTGCATTCACAGTCAGTTGTTTCTCTTTGATTTCcaaccagttaattttttatgttgtcCTGGTGTTGACTTTTTCAAGCACCCAGATGAGTCGTCTTGGAAAATGCTCCACCTGTGTGATTTGTAAGTTGTTCCCCCACGGTGATGTACCTGTTCTTCTGTTCTCTGTACTTCCTGTCATCAGAGAGGTGCATCCAGGGTCTTGCCTGGATTCAGGTCGCGCACTGTGGACCCAAACACTCTGTGTCCTTCCCGCTGCATCATATCTGACCATGAGATCCTGGGCTCCCTCTCTGACAGTGCTATTTGACCCTGCGGTAGAGACAGATCTCTTCATTGTAAGAGGTTTTTTCCCTGTGTGATCAATGTGAAATCTGTGCTGGGGCCAGGGCGCCACGGCCAGATCCTGTTTCCCAGCCAGCTTGCGGCCTGAGATGTCAGTGTCCCCTGACTACTCGTGCCAGGCTCAGCTGCTGCACCATCAGTCATCCCCACACCACGGTGATTCTCTAATTCCTTCCACAGTCATTAGCTGGATTCTTCCagagaagatatttctttttttttttttcagaactttaTAATTTTTGACACTCAAATTGGACTAAATTTGGCCAGTGGGAGtcctaaaaaggaaataaattttaaaaaaattaaaaagaatagttCTGTGAGTCAGCCACTCTGGGAAACACAGACCCATCCAGAGGAATGGGATGGGAACAGGAAATaagacaggccgggcacggtggctcacacctgtaatcccagtactttgggatgccgagatgggtggatcacctgaggtcaggagttggagaccagcttgatgaagccccatctctactaaaaatgcaaaaattagccaggtgtggtggcaggcgcctgtagtcccagctgcttgggactgaagcaagagaatcacttgaacctaggaggcagagtctgcagtgagctgagatcccatcactgcactccagcctcggtgacaagagcaaaactctgtctcaaaacaaaacaaaacaaaaaaaagaggccgggcgcggtggctcacgcctgtaatcccagcactttgggaggccgaggtgggcggatcacaaggtcaggagatcgagaccatcctggctaatgcggtgaaaccccgtctctactaaaaatacaaaaaattagccgggcgaagtggcaggcgcctgtagtcccagctactcgggaggctgaggcaggagaatggtgtgaacccgggaggcggagcttgcagtgagccaagatcgcgccactgcactccagcctgggcgacagagcgagactccgtctcaaaaaaaaaaaaaaaaaaagagaagaaaaggttaGCATCACAGGCTGGGACGGCAGGGGCTCCCAGGGCCACTCATCAACATTGCCATGCCTCCGGCCTCCACCACCCCCCACAGGCAAACAACAGTTCATGAGAAGACCCAGGTCCGAACTCAGCCTAAGCAGGGCTGGAGCTGCTTCCCCATCAGCAGCCTGGACAGTGGGTGCACGGACCAGCTTCCCCCAGGGTCTGGGGCCAGTGGGGTCCTGGACCCATTTATCCTGAATCACCTGTGACACAAATGTCTGCGGCCCTGCTGGGGCCTCTCCCTGTGTGCCTGCAGAAATGGGGCCTTCCTGCCTGCTGCCCCATGCCAGCCCCATTTCAGGACAGGAAGATAAGGTGGTGGAGCACTGACACAGGTAAGTCTTCCACATGCAGGTGTCAGGCGCAGCGGGGGCTGTTTTCAGGAAAGCCTGCCTGTTCTTTAGGTCTCTGGGAAAAAAACACGCTTTCCTCCCTTTGTTGGATACACATGTGTTGAGTGCCTGGTGTATGCCAGACAGTGTAGGGGACCCTGGGAATCCCGCAGAAATCAGGGCAAACAGAGGCCCTGCTCTCACTGAGGTTCTCAGCCTCACCTATGCTCACCCGGAAGGATTTAGAAATCCCTGTGCAGTCTGATGGGATCAGAACCCCTGGGTGATATGCAGCTGTGgcgctccatttttttttttttttttttttgagatggggtctcattctgttgcccaggctggaatgcagtggcttgatcatggctcactgcaacctggacccccaaggcttaagcaatcctcccacctcagcctccaggaaaGCCAGGACTACAAatgcgcaccaccatacccagctaattttttgttttgctttttgtagaaacagggtctccctttgttgcccaggctggtcacaaactcctggcctcaagtggtcctcccgcttcggcctcccaaagtgccaggattacaggcatgagccaccgtgccctgcccagGTGTGGGGCTTTCTGAAGCTCCCCAGGTGACTCCAGCACAGGGTTGAGCCCTGCCTGCCTAGtggtgagggaggaggggaaaggggcAGTCACAGTCCCGGGAGATGGGGTACCCAGGGCTCCAGGACCACCACAGGTCTGTCCACTCTTGGGGAGGCCATGAAATGATTCCTGAAGGAGTCAAAGGatacattttcataataaatgcTGGCATAGTCACAGTAGGTCGCCAAGACAGAGGGGGAAGCAGGCAGTCAGACATACAGGCATGCTACAAACTTCCCTCGTATTCCTCCCCTTCTATGTCATCAAGCCGCTCCTCTGCAGCTCCTCTGAGAGCATCCTGCTTCGCCCTTCAGCAGAGCAAGCACTCAGGACGCCAGGATCGTGGGGCTTGCCTTACACAATGCTGGAGCGCCATCTGGTGGCCACgggcaacctcagcctcctgccgcCCGCAAGCTGGGTCCCCATCCTGGCTCAGG
Above is a genomic segment from Pongo pygmaeus isolate AG05252 chromosome 11, NHGRI_mPonPyg2-v2.0_pri, whole genome shotgun sequence containing:
- the PRLH gene encoding prolactin-releasing peptide, encoding MKVLRAWLLCLLMLGLALRGAASRTHRHSMEIRTPDINPAWYASRGIRPVGRFGRRRAALGDVPKPGLRPRLTCFPLEGGAMSSQDG